A genome region from Candidatus Dormiibacterota bacterium includes the following:
- a CDS encoding AarF/UbiB family protein gives MAKLQDAAPSLKTGLVNSIIEAEFGRPVEEVFGSFDPVPLAAASIGQVHAATLPDGTAVVVKVQRPDVVSQIELDLRVLHNLATTASRRWPVAEEYDVVGLVHEFAQTLRAETDYIREGRNAERFSANFAGDDSVHFPCVFWEQTTARVLTLERLVGIKIDDLAGLDAAGVDRGRIAMNGARMVLKMVFRDRFFHADPHPGNFVIEPDERIGVVDFGMVGIVGPRIQEQLVWALLAYTSEEPDRQVDALYELGVAGHHVDRAVLKRDVEHLRARYYGRPVGDIAIRPVVNDVLGVVRRHRLHLPPGYALLLKTVLMHESLVTRLDPSFEFTTVLVPYAQGMMARHFSPLGWGRSVGQAGIDLARLGVELPQQLRRLLSSLQRGDLELAIRPTGFEPLLRRLERIANRLVLGIVTAAFVVALAVLLAAYHVRSDPQTAAILLAGFVLASILGVYVAWSILRSGRS, from the coding sequence TTGGCCAAGCTCCAGGATGCCGCGCCATCACTCAAGACCGGTCTCGTCAACTCGATCATCGAGGCCGAATTCGGGCGGCCGGTTGAGGAAGTATTCGGCAGTTTCGACCCAGTGCCGCTGGCCGCGGCGTCGATCGGGCAGGTGCACGCCGCCACCCTCCCGGATGGGACGGCCGTCGTCGTCAAGGTGCAGCGTCCCGATGTCGTCAGCCAGATCGAGTTGGACCTGCGCGTCCTCCACAACCTGGCCACGACCGCGAGCCGGCGCTGGCCGGTGGCCGAGGAGTACGACGTGGTCGGGCTGGTCCATGAATTCGCACAGACGTTGCGGGCCGAAACGGACTACATCCGAGAGGGCAGGAATGCGGAACGCTTTAGCGCCAACTTCGCCGGCGATGACTCCGTCCACTTCCCGTGTGTCTTCTGGGAGCAGACAACGGCCCGCGTCCTGACGCTCGAGCGGCTCGTCGGCATCAAGATCGACGACCTCGCCGGCCTCGATGCGGCCGGCGTCGACCGTGGTCGGATCGCGATGAACGGAGCCCGGATGGTGCTGAAGATGGTTTTTCGCGACCGTTTCTTTCACGCCGATCCGCATCCGGGGAACTTCGTCATCGAGCCGGACGAGCGGATCGGGGTGGTCGACTTTGGGATGGTCGGCATCGTCGGGCCGCGCATCCAGGAGCAGCTCGTCTGGGCCCTGCTCGCGTACACCAGCGAGGAGCCGGATCGTCAGGTTGACGCGTTGTACGAACTGGGCGTTGCCGGCCACCACGTCGACCGCGCGGTATTGAAGCGGGATGTAGAACACTTGCGGGCTCGCTACTACGGCCGACCGGTCGGTGACATTGCGATCCGCCCAGTCGTCAACGACGTCCTCGGCGTCGTCCGCCGGCATCGATTGCATTTGCCGCCGGGCTACGCGCTGCTGCTGAAAACCGTCCTGATGCATGAGAGCCTCGTGACTCGCTTGGACCCAAGCTTCGAGTTCACGACCGTGCTCGTGCCCTATGCGCAGGGGATGATGGCACGACACTTCTCGCCCTTGGGCTGGGGGCGGTCGGTTGGCCAGGCCGGAATCGACCTCGCACGGCTGGGGGTGGAACTTCCGCAACAACTCCGCCGCCTGCTGAGCTCGCTCCAGCGCGGCGATCTCGAGCTGGCGATCCGGCCCACCGGGTTCGAGCCTTTGCTCCGCCGGCTGGAGCGCATTGCGAATCGCCTGGTGCTTGGTATTGTCACCGCGGCGTTCGTGGTGGCACTCGCGGTCCTGCTCGCCGCTTACCACGTGCGCAGCGATCCCCAAACCGCCGCCATCTTGCTTGCTGGCTTCGTCCTGGCGAGCATTCTGGGCGTGTATGTCGCCTGGAGCATCCTGCGCTCGGGGCGGTCCTAG
- a CDS encoding phosphotransferase, which translates to MEVELLSASVLDRVPGWRGRPRTAEPLAGGITNRNYRVAVDGEVFVVRIPAESGSLLGIDRRVEREASRLAAAAGVGPDVIAFVEPEGVLVTRFIEGRPVHDHAVHEPVMLERIAQSLRRIHQAGSIASVFSPFRVVEAYALMATRHGGRLPAAHERAQAVAVTIEGALSPQPPVLCHNDLLNANFIDDGVSIRIVDWEYAGMGDRFFDFGNFAVNHQLTEDDEARLLAAYFGRVASAQHARLKLMRLMSDYREAMWGVLQQAISELDFDFSAYAAKHFDRLLTGAADPRFGDWLEQATA; encoded by the coding sequence ATGGAAGTCGAGCTGCTGAGCGCTTCGGTCCTGGATCGGGTGCCGGGCTGGAGGGGACGGCCGCGGACGGCCGAGCCGCTCGCCGGCGGGATCACGAACCGGAACTACCGGGTGGCCGTCGACGGCGAGGTCTTCGTCGTCCGGATTCCCGCCGAGAGTGGCAGCTTGCTGGGCATCGACCGGCGGGTCGAGCGCGAGGCCAGCCGCCTCGCCGCGGCCGCCGGGGTCGGTCCCGACGTGATCGCCTTCGTCGAGCCGGAGGGCGTGCTGGTCACGCGCTTCATCGAAGGACGGCCGGTCCACGACCACGCGGTCCACGAGCCGGTCATGCTGGAGCGAATTGCGCAGTCGCTGCGACGCATCCATCAAGCAGGCTCCATCGCCAGCGTGTTCTCCCCTTTCCGCGTCGTCGAGGCCTATGCGCTGATGGCCACCCGGCACGGTGGACGCCTGCCGGCGGCGCACGAGCGCGCCCAGGCGGTCGCGGTCACCATCGAAGGCGCGCTGTCGCCGCAGCCGCCCGTGCTCTGCCACAACGACTTGCTGAACGCCAACTTCATCGATGACGGCGTTTCCATCCGGATCGTCGATTGGGAGTACGCCGGGATGGGTGACCGCTTCTTCGATTTCGGCAATTTCGCCGTCAACCATCAATTGACCGAGGACGACGAGGCCCGGTTGCTGGCCGCCTACTTCGGCCGAGTCGCCAGCGCCCAGCACGCCCGTCTCAAGCTGATGCGCCTGATGTCCGACTACCGCGAAGCGATGTGGGGCGTGCTGCAGCAGGCGATCTCCGAGCTCGACTTCGATTTCTCGGCCTACGCCGCCAAACACTTCGACCGCCTGCTTACCGGCGCCGCGGATCCACGCTTTGGCGATTGGCTGGAGCAGGCCACCGCGTGA